A genomic segment from Lates calcarifer isolate ASB-BC8 linkage group LG13, TLL_Latcal_v3, whole genome shotgun sequence encodes:
- the zcchc8 gene encoding zinc finger CCHC domain-containing protein 8, protein MAEVDFGDSELFQQLDDSEPPVPTHLRFTDDEEDQEERSQLRSRLEECDDYIQRLTEENKVLRRKLNILTRPSGITIEDVNIDGPLLQILYSNNTISKQCRQEIEDCICSVILKHQKPGHEKKKSTFHIKPQNSAFAMDEDPLKLSSSSVRTTTEAFKVVGSVLYFTTFSLDKLGQPLVNENPQMTDGWDIPTYNQVFNQVVGTDGQEIEMKDKRPKSMCFNCGSSSHQLRDCPKPKDMAAINERRKEFNQNSNQTMQSNQRYHADEVEERFSKYKPGVMSEELLTALGIDGNTLPPLIYRMRQLGYPPGWLKEAEMENSGLTLYDGNASNNGNVTDNSNSQNISYDVSKLIDFPGFNVPAPDKMKDEFMQYGSIPMQSNHMKQNYAAYLSNNFPMPGATCNKRRHESDSSPQLRKRNRTSPDRNSDRSSDMDIESDPGTPYHAHGPGDFQFQPPLPPGSPCFSSPPPLPQGTPPATPTPPPLPKGTPPPTPTNGSPALRGRNWVVADETVEGTEDDLTLEELEEQQRLIWAALENADTATNSDCETPAMGTPVPSSPSVSTSAHIDTETEEVEETMDTMTPAETCHSSENQREPDVQEICSQSPGPIKVEDDSPQSPEPVKAQEECPQSPGPVKSHDDSPQSPDPVKSQEDNPQSLDPVKSQEDNPQSPDPEFSHSGAGDCISPKHVEKIKAVPHRSKFATGIVPFEDTPEFTEVAEATGTYLKIRDLLKSSPRNLAKKK, encoded by the exons ATGGCTGAAGTTGATTTCGGGGATAGTGAACTCTTTCAGCAGCTCGATGACTCCGAGCCGCCGGTCCCGACGCACCTCCGCTTCACAGATGATgaggaggaccaggaggagaggagccaGCTCCGGAGCAGGCTGGAGGAGTGTGATGACTACATCCAGAGACTCACTGAGGAGAATA AAGTTTTAAGAAGGAAACTGAACATCCTGACACGGCCAAG CGGCATCACAATTGAAGATGTCAACATCGACGGGCCACTTCTACAGATCCTTTATTCAAACAACACTATCTCAAA GCAGTGTCGTCAGGAAATTGAAGACTGCATCTGCAGTGTGATTCTGAAGCACCAGAAACCAGgccatgaaaagaaaaaatccacCTTTCACATAAAACCTCAG AATTCAGCTTTTGCTATGGATGAAGATCCACTGAAATTGTCTTCCAGCAGTGTAAGAACAACGACAGAGGCTTTTAAA GTGGTTGGAAGTGTCTTATATTTCACTACTTTCAGTCTTGATAAACTTGGACAGCCTCTGGTCAATGAAAACCCTCAGATGACAGATGGATGGGACATTCCAAC ATACAACCAGGTTTTCAACCAAGTTGTTGGAACAGATGGACAGGAAATCgaaatgaaagacaaaag ACCCAAGTCTATGTGTTTCAACTGTGGTTCCAGCAGTCATCAGCTGAGAGATTGTCCCAAG CCCAAAGACATGGCTGCAATTAATGAGAGAAGGAAGGAGTTCAATCAAAACAGTAACCAGACCATGCAGAGTAACCAACGATACCATGCTGATGAGGTGGAGGAGCGGTTTTCTAAATACAAGCCTGGAGTCATGAG TGAGGAGCTGCTGACAGCACTTGGAATTGACGGCAacaccctccctcctctgatTTATCGCATGAGGCAGCTAGGCTACCCACCAGGTTGGCTCAAAGAGGCAGAAATGGAAAACTCAGGCTTAACACTGTATGATGGAAATG cTTCAAATAACGGCAATGTAACAGACAATAGCAATTCGCAAAACATCTCTTACGATGTTTCCAAACTGATAGATTTCCCAGGGTTCAATGTACCTGCACcagacaaaatgaaagat GAGTTCATGCAGTATGGTTCAATTCCAATGCAGAGCAACCACATGAAGCAAAACTATGCAGCGTACCTGTCCAACAACTTTCCCATG CCTGGTGCAACCTGCAACAAGAGACGCCATGAATCTGACTCATCTCCACAGCTAAGGAAAAGGAATAGGACCAGTCCTGATCGGAACTCCGATAGGAGCTCAGATATGGATATTGAATCAG ACCCAGGAACGCCTTATCATGCTCACGGCCCAGGCGACTTCCAGTTTCAACCGCCGCTGCCCCCTGGCTCTCCTTGTTTCAGTTCACCTCCTCCTTTACCCCAGGGCACTCCTCCTGCTACGCCCACTCCCCCACCTCTTCCTAAAGGTACACCTCCTCCCACTCCCACAAATGGCTCTCCAGCACTGAGAGGGCGGAACTGGGTAGTAGCTGATGAGACTGTGGAGGGAACAGAGGATGACCTGACACTGGAGGAACTGGAGGAGCAGCAAAGGCTGATTTGGGCAGCTCTAGAAAATGCTGACACTGCCACAAATAGTGACTGTGAGACACCAGCAATGGGAACACCTGTACCCAGTTCACCAAGCGTGTCCACATCTGCGCATATTGACACAGAAACTGAAGAGGTAGAAGAAACGATGGACACAATGACACCTGCAGAAACTTGCCATAGCAGTGAAAATCAAAGGGAACCAGACGTTCAAGAGATTTGCTCTCAGAGCCCTGGACCAATCAAAGTCGAGGACGACAGCCCTCAGAGTCCTGAACCAGTCAAGGCCCAAGAGGAATGCCCCCAGAGTCCTGGTCCAGTCAAATCCCATGATGACAGCCCACAGAGTCCAGATCCAGTCAAATCCCAGGAAGACAACCCACAAAGTCTTGATCCAGTCAAATCCCAAGAAGACAatccacagagccctgatccAGAGTTCTCTCACAGCGGTGCTGGAGATTGTATTTCTCCTAAGCATGTGGAAAAGATAAAAGCTGTTCCCCATCGGAGCAAGTTTGCAACTGGCATCGTTCCATTTGAAGATACACCAGAATTCACTGAAGTTGCTGAAGCCACGGGGACATACCTTAAGATCAGAGACTTACTTAAAAGTTCCCCTCGAAATTTGGCAAAGAAGAAATAA
- the si:ch211-110p13.9 gene encoding uncharacterized protein si:ch211-110p13.9, whose protein sequence is MSSSSTIHLTLPQWDAGSRKIRFVYLVNLTSFRLTESPHMGPVIPLYLGADVFSSTDIRTENHPRYHARFAKRGLATKIHFSSAFRFHGLKVPTANNSLWFYSVQGLFRVAFEMYSKKDQLAVLENFQDVWKSQINDSPLKMSYSLSMQLDLEVSSSLCDTESRDEISQPRHCQVGGESVDVCVSDLGDTSADHDYCSFPRQDLQTEQSHLFLSAVRQKLRSLDDKLSSETQNYTEQLETTLLLLENIDQYLNGNLEEKSVTETVLAMLKARDWGSVYSSSLLSCIGRWLGQQFHTANCSISQKVEGFKVQHIERISDLPPAEELATELFPEAMQTLLLHWMGLSEESTLEKRHSEYPILLLILEFANHNLITGVAHVLYSSLICK, encoded by the exons ATGTCAAGTAGCTCAACTATCCACTTGACTTTACCGCAATGGGACGCGGGCTCACGGAAAATTCGCTTTGTTTACCTGGTGAATCTGACATCGttcaggctgacagagagtccCCACATG GGTCCGGTGATTCCTCTATATTTAGGAGCTGATGTCTTCTCCAGCACTGATATCCGTACAGAGAACCATCCCAGATACCACGCCAGGTTTGCCAAGAGGGGACTggcaacaaaaatacatttctcctCAG CATTCAGATTTCATGGGTTGAAGGTACCTACAGCAAACAACAGCCTCTGGTTCTACAGCGTTCAAGGACTTTTTCGAGTTGCCTTTGAAATGTACAGTAAGAAAGACCAACTTGCTGTGCTGGAGAACTTTCAG GATGTTTGGAAATCACAGATAAATGACAGCCCTCTGAAAATGAGTTACAGCCTCAGCATGCAGCTCGACCTTGAAGTATCCAGCAGCTTGTGTGATACAGAATCAAGAGATGAAATATCACAACCTCGGCATTGCCAGGTTGGCGGGGAATCAGTGGATGTGTGCGTCAGTGACCTAGGTGATACATCAGCAGATCATGATTATTGTTCTTTTCCTCGGCAGGACTTGCAAACTGAGCAAAGTCATCTATTTTTATCCGCTGTGAGACAAAAACTGCGCAGCCTTGATGACAAACTTTCTTCAGAGACTCAAAACTACACAGAACAACTAGAAACTACCTTGCTGCTTTTGGAAAACATTGATCAGTACTTAAATGGGAACCTAGAAGAAAAGAGTGTGACAGAAACGGTGTTGGCCATGCTAAAGGCCAGAGACTGGGGCTCTGTTTATTCAAGCTCCTTGCTTAGTTGCATTGGACGATGGCTTGGCCAGCAGTTTCACACAGCCAACTGTAGCATTAGTCAAAAAGTGGAGGGCTTTAAAGTTCAGCATATTGAGCGAATAAGTGACCTGCCGCCTGCAGAGGAACTAGCCACAGAGTTATTTCCAGAGGCCatgcaaacactgctgcttcactggATGGGCTTAAGTGAGGAGTCCACCCTGGAGAAGAGACACAGTGAATACCCAATCCTGCTTCTTATCCTCGAGTTTGCCAACCACAACCTCATCACCGGTGTGGCTCATGTGCTGTACTCTAGTCTTATATGTAAATAA
- the rsrc2 gene encoding arginine/serine-rich coiled-coil protein 2 isoform X2 has translation MSASDNDSVDLTRTGSPVHHRKKHSMESSRSPRSSKHHHSRSRSRSRDRKRDRKYRRSHSRSKEARKRDSEKPSKSHRKTDEQQEQERLSVENGEERSRRKDRRPSKGRSLSRSHSRERRHHSRSRDKRRSRSRSRDRKKKARSRSSSRTKHRHHSRSRSKSRERKKRSEKVRRKSRSRLERAKKLQEQKEKELLEKQQQQQQEIAAVAAPIAAAAAAAAASNPALNVAALLASGTQVTPQIAMAAQMAALQAKTLAETGIAVPSYYNPSAVNPMKFAEQEKKRKMLWQGKKDGDKSQTAELWEKLNFGNKDQNVKFRKLMGIKGDDEAEASKPLNDEGLKTLQKQEEMFRNLDVQYEMARSQTHTQRGMGLGFSSSFSRGMDSI, from the exons ATGTCG GCAAGTGATAACGACTCTGTCGACTTGACCAGAACAGGCTCCCCAGttcatcacagaaaaaaacacagcatggaGTCATCCAGATCTCCCAGAAGCTCCAAACATCACCATTCACGGTCAAGGTCACGCTCCAGGGACCGAAAAC GTGACAGAAAATACAGACGAAGTCACAGCAGGAGCAAAGAG GCACGAAAGAGGGACTCTGAGAAGCCATCAaaatcacacagaaaaacagatgagcAGCAAGAGCAAGAGAGGCTTTCAGTGGAGAATGGAGAGGAGCGATCCAGGCGCAAAGACAGGAGGCCCTCCAAGGGCCGGAGTTTGTCCAGGTCACACTCACGAGAGAG GCGGCATCACAGCAGAAGTAGGGACAAGCGGCGATCACGGTCACGCAGCCGGGACAGGAAGAAGAAGGCTAGGTCTCGCTCAAGTTCCAGGACCAAACACCGTCATCATAGCAGAAGTCGCAGCAAGAGCAG GGAGCGAAAGAAGAGGAGTGAGAAAGTGCGCAGAAAGAGTCGAAGCAG gCTGGAGAGAGCCAAGAAACTGcaggagcagaaagagaaggaattgttggagaaacagcagcagcaacagcaggagatAGCTGCAG TGGCTGCCCccattgcagcagctgctgctgcagcagctgcctcGAACCCTGCCCTCAATGTGGCGGCCCTCCTGGCCTCTGGGACGCAGGTTACGCCTCAGATCGCCATGGCAGCACAGATGGCAGCCCTTCAAGCAAAAACACTTGCAGAGACTGGTATTGCTGTGCCCAGTTACTACAACCCATCTGCTGTAAACCCAATGAAGTTtgcagagcaggagaaaaagagaaaaatgctaTGGCAGGGAAAGAAGGATGGG gaCAAGTCCCAGACAGCTGAGTTGTGGGAGAAGCTGAACTTTGGCAACAAGGACCAAAATGTTAAATTTCGCAAACTAATGGGTATTAAA GGAGATGACGAAGCTGAAGCTTCCAAACCGCTTAACGATGAAGGCTTGAAGACTCTTCAAAAACAGGAGGAGATGTTTAGGAACCTTGACGTTCAGTATGAGATGGCTCGgtctcagacacacacccagagaGGAATGGGCCTTGGcttctcctcctcattctcACGTGGAATGGATTCTATCTAG
- the rsrc2 gene encoding arginine/serine-rich coiled-coil protein 2 isoform X1 encodes MSASDNDSVDLTRTGSPVHHRKKHSMESSRSPRSSKHHHSRSRSRSRDRKRDRKYRRSHSRSKEARKRDSEKPSKSHRKTDEQQEQERLSVENGEERSRRKDRRPSKGRSLSRSHSRERRHHSRSRDKRRSRSRSRDRKKKARSRSSSRTKHRHHSRSRSKSRERKKRSEKVRRKSRSRSVNPPAFRGRNTAMDAQEALARRLERAKKLQEQKEKELLEKQQQQQQEIAAVAAPIAAAAAAAAASNPALNVAALLASGTQVTPQIAMAAQMAALQAKTLAETGIAVPSYYNPSAVNPMKFAEQEKKRKMLWQGKKDGDKSQTAELWEKLNFGNKDQNVKFRKLMGIKGDDEAEASKPLNDEGLKTLQKQEEMFRNLDVQYEMARSQTHTQRGMGLGFSSSFSRGMDSI; translated from the exons ATGTCG GCAAGTGATAACGACTCTGTCGACTTGACCAGAACAGGCTCCCCAGttcatcacagaaaaaaacacagcatggaGTCATCCAGATCTCCCAGAAGCTCCAAACATCACCATTCACGGTCAAGGTCACGCTCCAGGGACCGAAAAC GTGACAGAAAATACAGACGAAGTCACAGCAGGAGCAAAGAG GCACGAAAGAGGGACTCTGAGAAGCCATCAaaatcacacagaaaaacagatgagcAGCAAGAGCAAGAGAGGCTTTCAGTGGAGAATGGAGAGGAGCGATCCAGGCGCAAAGACAGGAGGCCCTCCAAGGGCCGGAGTTTGTCCAGGTCACACTCACGAGAGAG GCGGCATCACAGCAGAAGTAGGGACAAGCGGCGATCACGGTCACGCAGCCGGGACAGGAAGAAGAAGGCTAGGTCTCGCTCAAGTTCCAGGACCAAACACCGTCATCATAGCAGAAGTCGCAGCAAGAGCAG GGAGCGAAAGAAGAGGAGTGAGAAAGTGCGCAGAAAGAGTCGAAGCAGGTCTGTTAATCCACCTGCCTTCCGGGGCCGAAACACAGCTATGGATGCACAAGAGGCCCTGGCCAGAAG gCTGGAGAGAGCCAAGAAACTGcaggagcagaaagagaaggaattgttggagaaacagcagcagcaacagcaggagatAGCTGCAG TGGCTGCCCccattgcagcagctgctgctgcagcagctgcctcGAACCCTGCCCTCAATGTGGCGGCCCTCCTGGCCTCTGGGACGCAGGTTACGCCTCAGATCGCCATGGCAGCACAGATGGCAGCCCTTCAAGCAAAAACACTTGCAGAGACTGGTATTGCTGTGCCCAGTTACTACAACCCATCTGCTGTAAACCCAATGAAGTTtgcagagcaggagaaaaagagaaaaatgctaTGGCAGGGAAAGAAGGATGGG gaCAAGTCCCAGACAGCTGAGTTGTGGGAGAAGCTGAACTTTGGCAACAAGGACCAAAATGTTAAATTTCGCAAACTAATGGGTATTAAA GGAGATGACGAAGCTGAAGCTTCCAAACCGCTTAACGATGAAGGCTTGAAGACTCTTCAAAAACAGGAGGAGATGTTTAGGAACCTTGACGTTCAGTATGAGATGGCTCGgtctcagacacacacccagagaGGAATGGGCCTTGGcttctcctcctcattctcACGTGGAATGGATTCTATCTAG